Genomic DNA from Cloeon dipterum chromosome 3, ieCloDipt1.1, whole genome shotgun sequence:
CGAAGAGAATGAGGAAGCAGAGTCCGAATGTTTCGGCGGCGtgcattttagaaaaaatatactcaGCAATCGAGATCTCTAACTGGAATTAAgtgcgttttgctttgtgAGCTGATCCCTGCGTCGCGGGAAGGATGTGGTTATGGTGCGCACACACAAACCCTGACGCTGCGCGATTCCTGTTATTTTAGGCCAACGGAACGGGAAATCCAAAGAAAGcgacacaatttaatttaaagcaagtCTATTTTCCTTCTATATGAAGTTAACTAAACAGGAAGtgaaattctagaaaaaaagagaaataaaaattcatatattaatttgaaaaatagaattgaatttatttcatagaGAACTGAATAAAAAGTGGCTCAAGCGAAGGCTGCTGCGAGGAGGGCCAGTCCAGCCGCCAGGTAAGCAGAGATGAGCGGCAGGGCGGCGTGGTTGCACATGTCACCGGCGCACAGGTGGCACCCGTGGAAGTGGAGCCGGCCCATCGCCCTTTGCAGGCTTGTGCAGGTTTCCCTGCCGCCCAGCACCGAGCAACCGAAGAAATGCACGGTCTTGTTCGCTCCTTCCTCTGTGTGacgataacaatttttaaaacaatttagtAATCAATTTAGTAAAATCAGTTGATAGcagtgtgaaatttaaaatgaaactgaaATTCCAATTCTTCCCGCACGGGAATATTTGGGATAAACCTTGTCtcacaaatttcatttttgacgattttcgcgataggattaagggttaattgtcaatttttaccgactttatttgcccatcctgaattttacatatgttgttagggatgtttcatagtgtgtaacctgaaattttgagcaaaaaattcgggggctctttttgggaaatcgcgattttcgaaaattgaaaacttcagatagtaaatccgaaatatcaagttatcttcggtccagattggaattttgataagattttttcacctctagacgtaaatttttaagtagaacaagtttgccgttggtcaaaattttgtaggtcaaaggtcaaggtcacaaattcgcatgccaaatgtttggttaaaaatatcgcaaaatacgccccctcggatttttttcatgaaaacgtaaaaaatgtagccctgaatgcgtAGAATTGAATGGttaagagaaatcgatgggcactctcgtagatcgcgagatattttgaatttaaggattcgtgtcgagcgtccggcacgacgacaacatcatccgccgattttactttcgtaatttacgtcggaatatgatctgtaaccccacatgttatgcatatgattacctagaaaaataaacgagctttccagtggtgtgcttaaaattatttttggtatcaaacttttcaagtaatagcggcgcgcgaaaagaaaatataaaattttcaaatattgacatttttgcaaatctcaaaactcgggttctaaccatcagaattgcaaaaactacccaccgttggactcgtctcgaccttccctgatcagctgaaaggtttaggggtgtttacctTCCACCCCTAACTGTAAgatgctacattttttgtttttttcttggggGTTGAAGTtcagcaacttaggggtggagggtaaacacccctaaacctttcagctggtcagggaaggtcgagacgagtccaacggtgggtagtttttgcaattctgatggttagaacccgagatttgagatttataaaaatgtcaatatttgaaaaatttatattttcttttcgcgcgccgctatttcttgagaagtttggaaccaaaacaaaatgtaagcacaccactgtatagctcgtttatttttctaggtaatcatatgcataacatgtggggttacagatcatattccgacgtaaattacgaaagtaaaatcggcggatgatgttgtcgtcgtgccggacgctcgacacgaatccttaaattcaaaatatctcgcgatctacgagagtgcccatcgatttctcttaaCCATTCAATTCTacgcattcagggctacattttttacgttttcatgaaaaaaatccgagggggcgtattttgcgatatttttaaccaaacatttggcatgcgaatttgtgaccttgacctttgacctacaaaattttgaccaacggcaaacttgttctacttaaaaatttacgtctagaggtgaaaaaatcttatcaaaattccaatctggaccgaagataacttgatatttcggatttactatctgaagttttcaattttcgaaaatcgcgatttcccaaaaagagcccccgaattttttgctcaaaatttcaggttacacactatgaaacatccctaacaacatatgtaaaattcaggatgggcaaataaagtcggtaaaaattgacaattacccttaatcctATCGCAAAAATcgtcttttattaaatagaaaaatagttCTCTAgatggaataaaatatttttccttgaaagaactttaaatgaataaattaaaatgtgctgAGAGAAAAATCCGAAGAAATAACTAGTGTGGATCAATTATTCTCTCGATAcgcatttattaaattatatctatTTGGTTTGCGAACCTCGACGAAAATGAGTTGttacaaaatgcaattttggtATCTAGCCAATATTTACGAGACAATTAAActatttcaatagaaaaacaattttacaatatcTTCTGAACCCTCAACTTGAGTAAGAATCTTGATCCaatcaattctaaaaattttattcatgtaTCCTTTTTacgttgatttttaaatgttttaagtattttttatatttatatataaaattgaatattctaTTCAACTTACTGGAGAGGCTGAATCGGACACAATTTTCGCTTGACTTTTGGTACTTGATAAGTGATTCGACGTCCAGCGAGGTTTGGCCTGGGTACATGCTCCTGACAGAGTTCAGCGTTTCCCTGAACGACTGCTCGCAGCTTTTAGCTAGGCTTGCGTCATTCCTCACATGAAGGTGGTCCGTAGTGCAGTCTCTGTCCGTTTGCGAATTGCACGTGTGGCAGTGCAGAGCGAAACCTGAGGGAAGATTATTCTGAAAAGGGATacaggttttttaattattaaattataccTGAATTGACGAGGAGAATGAGCAAGAGGCACGTTCTGACCATTTTGATTGGAGTGTGAGACTCAGAGCGTTGGGTCCGTCGCTTTTGACTGGCCACATTCACCACTGGAAAAGGGTGCGACTGTCGTCACTTCCATTCAGTctgtttgaattattattggtTTATTTCCTGCCGAGCCTAATACGGACACAAATCGGCCGCACACGGGTTTCCTCAAAGTTATTAGTCAATGCTTTATATAACTTTTGACAAATAGACTCCTGATGCAGGGATTTTTTGTTGAAGGGTGGCGCTGGGTGGTGGCTGGCGGTGGCGGCCGCCCACGTGAcctgcaaatatttgccggctggcgcggcgcagcgcggctggctggaCCTCTGATTATTATAGATACatattttcactaaaaatcaTAAGCAttagagcagaaaaaatagttaaagcattgaaaaattgtttaattttcaacctaAACTACTatacaaaacaataattacgataaattttcctttttgcaaaTATGTAACGAATGGTGGCGAAAAACGCcataatttttggattaaaaagtgcactccctttgtaaataaaataattttgtcttttttacagtataaaatattcattattacaatagataaaacatttaaaacccTCTAGGAAAAATAACTGATTTTCTTTGGAGCGATTTATTGTAAGAACTTCATCTGTGTTGGATAAcgactttcaaatttaattaaacaaacatgAATTGCTTTGGAAGAGTTTTTATTACACGAAATGAGATTCAAATTGGTCGTCGTGCGGAGAAAAGGGCGAGGAGGGGCGCGACCAGGGCCGACGAGAGTCTGATTGCTGCGGGAGCGGCGTTGCATAGGTTTTTGTTTGAGCACTCGTGGCAGCCCTCGAGCCTGGCGTCGGACGCACCGAGTAACAACTGCTGCATACCAGAGCAGCTCTGCTTGGAGCAACCACGAAAGGTAACCTGATGCGTCGAATTCTTAGCTGCAAGATGAATAAAGTAAAACGCAGATTAGtcgatataataaaaaaactcaataatcACAGAAGTCTATTTCATATAACTATCAATAATGCAACCATAACCTCGAGTATATCttattctctaaaaattatcgGCATATTggagcatttaaaaaaatattaaggttttgaataaattggtATTGTTTTTCTCGTTGCTCACAAGTGACTTTGAACTTGAGGCAGGCCTGGTGCTGTTGCGGCAGGTTGGTTGGTTGCTCGGAAGGTTGGAGTTGCGGCAAGACAAGCGAGTGCAGCTCCTGGAGGGTGCGTCGTGACGAGGCGTCACACTCGGCGTAGTCATCCGTGGGGAATTGCGGCTTGAAGCGCTCGAGGCCACAGCCCACGTCCTCCTCTGAGTTACACGTGTGGCACTCCAGCGCTAGCGCTTTTAccagaatgaaaaaaaaacgaaaaaaatatatgttaatAATGAATTCAGATGTGTTTTTTAGCccttttaggatttttttaagctattttgaaaagcatgaaGATTTTTCAAGTAGATTGTTTGCATTCTCACATACTCATACAAATGCTATGATTTGAACAACTGTATTTGTACTTAGAAATAATCCTTAGTTGTACCGTTCTTACTTTAGgaggttttaatttcttgatgtTATCttcgaaaatattatttttttcaccaaaGTGCAGATTGAGATTCAAAGTACACAAGCAGGTAATttcatgaaacaaaaattttcctaaacaaatcataaaaaaaccTTCCCCCTGTGTAATATCGTCCGCCCTTGCCAATTGCGAACATTAAGTTGCATACCTGAATTCAGCAAGAGGGATAGGGCCACCGTGAGGGAAAATAGTGCGCTTGAGACGGCCATCCTGTGCAAGAAACGTAAGAAACCGCGCCGCTCAGCCAATCTGGGCTGCAATAATCAGTGAGAGAGGAAGTGGTCGTTGTCATTGGTCATTATCTTATTTTCTACTTCAATGTATAAAAAAGTAGAAGGAAAaagctttcaaatttgatgacgaggtggaatattttttcgcaGATTATATTATATCAGACAAAATTTCAGTCAttagtcaattttaaaagcgtttagatttatttttttattgggcACCATTTGCGTACGACTTAATTACAATTCTTGTTTCTTATTTTaagcattaatattttacactaACTTTCTTTCTAACAAAAACTTATGTTCAGCACTGTTCgtgatacaatttttaaaaaaattgaatgagtttttaaatctacgttgattcttttgaaaaatgtatgtatgtaGAGCAGAAATGAGTTTTGATTTTGCATATGCGCCGATCTAGCGTGCGTCGATGATTGCAGTGTGATAATTGCCTCTTCTAGGCAGCTTCTAAAGGCAATCGtgcaattttgcatttcacgCCGAGTGCTTGCTGGGCAATCAGAGCAAAATGGTTTTTGTTTGTCGGTGCAGAGAGCTGAGTCCTTTAAAAGGGTGAGCTTTGATTTATCAGGCAGAGAGCTGCTTTTACCTAGTTGCAAATTAGTTTTGCCGcgaataaattatctttgaGCCCGCGAGTGCCAtgcaaaacacacaaacataATACACAAACGTGCAACTAATTTTcgcgctcactcgctcgctcgctgggaAAGAAACAAAGTTATGTGCATGCCAGCAAATTCCAATATTAGTTTAGTTGACAATGCAATTTATGGCAGCTGCAGTTTGTTGCAACCGCAATCTGTCAACGGCTGCTGGAAACACTGAAACGGAATccattttttggctttttttatGCCTTTGTGAATTCTGCACTTTCACTTCTTCACAGGtccttttcattcatttttattcaaaactcttaaaaattaatattcaaaatattttgaaggttCTCTATTTTCTAAAACTCTATGATATCAGTGCatggtttttatttgcataatacCAAGACAGGCAGCATTGAAAGcttcactaaaatttaaatttttaagattgatcctttgaccagttgcataaacccttagtgttcgaagccaccaacagatggtgccactgtatacatcaaaattttaaggcaAAACCAGCTATCCAAGATTTCTAAGATCGAGCCTTAATTCTATAACACGCCGGCGATGGTTGACCAAGGAATAAGCCTGTTCCAAGAATAGGCCCGCGCTTACGCAGCACGCATGTCACGGGTTCcactaattaaaatgaaaaaaaacaagcGTTTCTTTGTGGATCTCAGCCCAGTTCTATGGTAAAACGATAAACTTCTACCACTTTCTAATCTGTGATAAAAGGAAGTCAGTTTGTCGCAagcttctaattttaaatctgcagTGCCAAAATAGTGATCCAACCATTGACTAAAATCTGTTCACACAGTTTAGTGTTTTATAAAATGTAGTTTTAGCGTGATCATTTTCccatatataaaatttaaagaaaagtaaataattagaaCTTTAACAATTGCAAAAGGCATTTAATGCTTTCCTTCGAATATTTCTGTagactgaaataaaaagctttcaTCTCCTTAAACCGTAATGGCATTTTGCAGCGTAATTAAACCGTTGCGGAGAGGAGAGGAGGCAGCGGCAGAATCGGTCCGTTCCGTCGCGGCTGTGAATTCTCCGAAGGAGCCGACCGAAAATACAGCAGTGACACCTCCGTATCTCCCGCCGACCCGCCTCCGCATAACGAGAGAATCAATTAAGCGTCCGCCCATCAATTAGCCCGGCGGAAACGGGGGCTTTCGGCAGTAAAGCAGGTGATCTCGATCTCCCTGCGTCGCTCCGTCCGCCTGGCTTTGCCTACAAAAGTCGAGATTACACGAAACTTGCCTTTTGCAAATCTCCAAATATTCGGCAGACTCTAATGTCATGGAGtaacgaaaaaaaatcttgctcCTTAAAATCTGGTGGAGTTGCGATTAATAATCACTAATCAGAACGTTCAAAAAACATCTAAGGGAAGGCAAAACGTCGTTTGTTGACTTTGGGACTTTGTAGGCCATCCGGCCGGCAGCAAAGTTTCTTTTTTGCGCTCCTTGCTGGTGCCGGGCGCGCGTCGCGTCGGCAGGCAGATAAATTTGGCCGagtgtaataatttttgacaagTGTCACTAAATCCAATTGCCCGGTCGGCCGTTGCGAGGCCATTTGCTTGCCAGGGGCGTGGTCTGCTCTCCCTTTTCGCAAAGTTTCGAGCACTGAGCTCGCACTTTGAACCCAACTGACCGACCGAACGATGACTTTCCTCTGTTCCGTTTGCTCCGTGTTAATGCTCATCTGATGCGAAATTGCcgcagagaaataaaatgtagtGAGAAAAAGTGGAAGCGGTGAATTATGCAACACGAGTGTCGGCGCTgacgtgcaggttgcataactcgaCGCCGTGCAGGCGCTATAAGCTATGATGCTGTTcagaaacatttattttatttttaaaatgatggGAAGGGGCAGAATTTGAACGTTATTGAAGTAATTTTagtagcaattaaaaaatatttctgtaaGGAGAGAGAACTGACTTGTAATAGTTGAATTCAGCTAAACCATGTCAAAATCGATATTCATTATAGTCAAAAGTGCATATTTTTGGTACCTGCGAGTTTATCgaccaatatttttcattcttttataTTCTATTATCTTTGTGAGAAACTAaaggatttattaaaaattccacgtttttttttaaaaatatcttttgattaaaaatgttaattatggTCAAATTGtgtccactttaaattttagatatataaaattaatcgttaaaaatattttcaaaagcaagaatTAGTTAACACCTTTCTTAATAAAAGGAGTTTGGagataattgaattaaaatcgtcatcaccaataaaaaatagcaagtgaaatttatggaaatctttgataataaaatatcttacaaaatttggaatgaaattcaaatttaaaaaagtcaacTTCATCTAAATTAActgagaaattgaaattatttcgaaaAGAGTAATTAAATAAGCTACCCGAAATTCACAACCCGaagacaattttattgaaatttttctacataAATATTCAGGAATTGGATTTTTGAATACTTAGTTCTTTTTGTCACCATTCACTTCTCTTTTCCATGgaataatttcatcaaattaatgttttcctctattatatatgaaaaaaaccCTCGTTATTTCTTTAGGAAAAGCGTCGGTCGGATTCCATGAAATTTGCAGaagcatgaaaataatgatattcTACATGAAGTGACATAAACACATAATAAAAGCGCCCGTCGGATTCGTTGGGACGGCGCAGAACGGGTTGTAGCGGTCGCTCATTAACCGCGCACTCGCATCTGACAACGGCAAATCCTTGCTCTCGCATTTCAGTTTGGACGAAAACACACGGCTGCTGGGTGATTCATCTCACATGCATGCAGCCGTGTGTGCCCGTTCGTTCGTACGTTCGTTCACCCGACTTGAAGAGCGCcaccgtgtgtgtgtatgtgggCATTGCTATCGCACAAGTGGAACGAAATGTTAAGTGCCACGAGCAGTCGTGGTCAAAGATGAGAGAGCAGTACGCCGACCTCTGCCCGCCCCCCCTGCAGCTTTAActgttttgtttgttcttgATGCGCAGAGCACACAACTGGAAATCCTACAATAATTCATGGACGAATTGATTCTGATCTGCAAAACATTTCAAGCTTTTAATCTGACAGAATACAATTCAagttttttcacttttaagaTGAATTACAGCCAAagatttaatacaaaaatttaagattagTATGTAtgattacattaattttagctcaagaacaattaaaattaacatcagttaacaattttaattagttcatTCCCCCCTCTCCTAAATTAACTATTGCAGAATTTTCACTATTgaagccaaatattttaaatcacaaacCAAAAGTTTTGACAatctttagaaaaaattggatggttttaaacattattattaGGGTTGGGATTAATTAGAGCTGACAGTGAGCTAGACCTTAACTACTGGAATATCCTAAAAGTCATTAAACATTGAGATCAAAATcttaactaaaattattttgtaacagTTTTACAGCAACAGTTTAATTTAGTACATTTTGAACGCAATAGTCGAGGTAGAGGCATTGGTGCGTGCGGCGGTAGGAACAGAGAATGGACGGAGTTGTAGCTTGTCTGCGAGAGGCGTGCTGCCGCAAAAATAGATTAGCCGTGGCCAGACGCAGTAAATAGCtcacaaatttgaataaatgcgTGCTCTCGggcaaaaaggcaaaaagcaCGATGCCCGCAACAGATTCCGGCTCTCGCATCCGCATCGGCATCGCCATTTTTAAAGAGGACGGTGCTCGAAAATTGCACACGAAACAGCAGCAGATATCAAATGAGAGTGACAAGAAAAGAAAGTTAGAAAAGTACAAAatgatgtttatttattttattaggttATTAAAGagagtataatttattttttaaaaataaaacatttcttttaacattataagtccagccaattcagaCATATTATTGACTGGTGCTCCCTCAGCTGTGttataagtaaaaaaatcaagacattaaattaataaaatagcaaaaacggaaaaaaattataaaagcatTAAAGTAAAGTCtcttcacaaaaaaattgttgcattaaaaaccaaaagagATAATACCAAAGAGagaagccattttttaatttcctttttgacTTGATTTTTGTCTctcaagattattttaaatcacgaGGTAGCTATGCTTCCACAATTTTGGTAGTCAATCATTAGAAGTTAGAGTAAATTATTTGGTTTATTAAAGGATTAAGATCAATCAGGTCTATTATCATATTGATGCGTTCTTTTggtgccaaaataaatatcaaattattttacattcctttaaatttatttttatttttatatccacTGAAAACCCCGtggaaattttaaggaaaCCACTCCCAGTTCGTAGTTTTCGtcaaagtaaatttgaatttagttaaaaaaaatcatatctaGCGAAAAGTATCAtttagagttttatttttaccgaGGGAGGAGCAGGAGACGGTCTAATGTTCCGagtttttgccattttgtAGGGCAGCACACGCGTTTGTGTGTAATATTCGGCCTCTCAACTTTGTCGTCGACGCCAGCGGATGATGCATTGCGAGCTAAGAACGAACGTAATCATTTTCATCGCTGTCCTCATTTTTACTACTCGCAATTCCGACcagcgtgtatgtgtgtgtgtgtgtgtgtttgtcgcGGGATGGCTGAATTTGCGTCCCCTCCTCTGCCACCCCTCGCATCCCTGCCCGtatttttcaaaggaaatttaacAGTGCATTAGGCCTGGCACAGAGAGAGTCGGGGGCAGTCACCCTGAAAAATGTGCAGACGCGTTGACGTCAAGAAAGAACTCGTGTGTGTGGATGTCGCGAGAGGAAAGTTTTCCGCGCGCGCGAAACatgataaatgataaatatgaTTCGCTTGACAAGCGCCGCGTGcaattcaattgttgcccCCTGGAGGCAGTTTCCTTTCAGCGTCAAAGGCGTGGCAAACAAGTGTTCCATTTCCTCAAATTAACACTTTTTCTATGCCCATCGCATGCCAGCCATCGCCATTTTCCCACTCCTTGATCAATTGCAGCCGATGCAACACATCAATCATTAGAGCTGCGCCTTCAGTTTTTATGGAAGTTTTTTATAGTACAACATACACAGAGATTGAC
This window encodes:
- the LOC135939627 gene encoding uncharacterized protein LOC135939627 gives rise to the protein MAVSSALFSLTVALSLLLNSALALECHTCNSEEDVGCGLERFKPQFPTDDYAECDASSRRTLQELHSLVLPQLQPSEQPTNLPQQHQACLKFKVTSKNSTHQVTFRGCSKQSCSGMQQLLLGASDARLEGCHECSNKNLCNAAPAAIRLSSALVAPLLALFSARRPI
- the LOC135940067 gene encoding uncharacterized protein LOC135940067, whose product is MVRTCLLLILLVNSGFALHCHTCNSQTDRDCTTDHLHVRNDASLAKSCEQSFRETLNSVRSMYPGQTSLDVESLIKYQKSSENCVRFSLSKEGANKTVHFFGCSVLGGRETCTSLQRAMGRLHFHGCHLCAGDMCNHAALPLISAYLAAGLALLAAAFA